In the Streptomyces coeruleoprunus genome, GCCGTGCTCACCTGGACCGCCCGTGGCTTCGGCCGGTCCACCGGCCGCATCGGGCTCAACGACCCCGCCCACGAGGTCAAGGACGTCCAGCGGCTCGTCGACTGGCTCGCCCGCCGCCCCGAGGTGCGGCTCGACAAGGCCGGCGACCCGCGCGTGGGCGTCTCCGGCGTCTCGTACGGCGGGGCGATCTCGCTGCTCGCCGCCGGGTACGACAGCCGCGTAGACGCGATCGCGCCGCAGATCACGTACTGGAACCTGGCCGACGCCCTGTTCCCCGACGGCGTCTTCAAGAAGCTGTGGGCGGGGATCTTCTTCACGACCGGTTCGGGGACGACCGGCCCCGGCCCGGACGGCCCCGCCCCGGACGGCCCCGGCCCGGACGGCTCCGGAGCCGACCGTCCTGGAACGGCCGCCTCCGGTCCGGGCACCGGCCGCTCCCGAACCGGCGGCCCCGAGGCCGATGCCTGTGGGCGGTTCCAGCCCGAGCTGTGCGCCATGTACGAGCGGGTCGCCGTGTCCGGCACCCCCGACGCCGCCGCCCGCTCCCTGCTGGAGGCGCGCAGCCCGTCCGCCGTCGGCCACCGCATCAAGGTGCCCACGCTGATCGTGCAGGGCCAGTCCGACTCGCTCTTCCCGCTGGGTCACGCCGACGCCATGGCCAGGGCCGTCGCCGCCAACGGCGCGCCCGTGGCCGTCGACTGGATCGCGGGCGGCCACGACGGCGGCGACCGCGAGACCGCCCGCGTCGAGGGCCGGGTCACCGACTGGTTCGACCGGTACCTGAAGGACGACACCGGCGCCGCCACCGGCCCCGCGTTCCGCGTCAGCCGCACCGGCGGCGTCGACTCCACCGACGGCCAGGCCCGGCTGCGGGGCGCGTCCGCCGAGCGCTACCCGGGCCTGCGGGCCGGCGCCCGCACCGTCCCGCTCAGCGGCCCGCCGCAGACCTTCCGCAACCCCGCCGGGGCAGCACCGCCCGGCGTGTCCGCCGTGCCCGGGGTCGGCGGCGGACTGTCCCAGCTGTCCTCCCTCGGCCTCGGCGTGTCCCTCGACTTCCCCGGCCAGTACGCCCGGTTCGACTCCGCGCCGCTCACCGAGCCGCTGCGCGTCACCGGCTCGCCCACCGTCCGCGTGAAGGTCACCTCCGACAGCGGCACGGCCGTGCTGTTCGGCAAGGTGTACGACGTGGGGCCCGACGGGCGCCAACAGGTCCTGCCCGCCCAGCTCGTGGCACCCGTCCGCGTCGACGGCGCACGCGGCGGCAAGGACGTCGCGCTGACCCTGCCCGCGATCGACCACGAGGTCGAGGCCGGGCACCGGCTGCGGCTGGTCCTCGCCGCCACCGACCTCGGCTACGCCTCCCCGGCCGCCCCCGCCGCGTACACCGTGGCCCTGGCCGGCGACGGGCTCTCCGTACCGACCGCGCCCGCCGTGACCACCCAGGCCGCCGGACTGCCCTGGTGGGTGTGGGGCCTGCCGGCCGCCGGCGCGGTCGTCGCCGCGGCGCTGCTGCTCACCGCCCGCCGCCGTACCACCGCACCCGCGCCCGACCCGGAGCTCGCCGGCGTCCCGCTCACCATCAGCGGACTGACGAAGCGTTACGCCGGGTCCGCCGACCGGTACGCGGTACGCGACCTGTCCTTCCGCGTCGAAAAGGGCCAGGTCCTCGGACTCCTCGGCCCCAACGGCGCCGGAAAGACCACCACCCTGCGCATGCTGATGGGCCTGATCACCCCCGACGAGGGCGAGATCCGGGTCTTCGGCCACGCGATCCGGCCCGGCGCCCCCGTCCTGTCCCGCGTCGGCGCCTTCGTCGAGGGCGCGGGCTTCCTGCCGCACCTGTCGGGCCGGGAGAACCTGGAGCTGTACTGGCGGGCCACCGGCCGCCCCGCCGGGGACGCCCACATCGACGAGGCGCTGGAGATCGCCGGGCTCGGCGACGCGCTCGCCCGCGCCGTACGCACCTACTCGCAGGGCATGCGCCAGCGGCTCGCCATCGCCCAGGCCATGCTGGGCCTGCCGGACCTGCTGATCCTCGACGAACCGACCAACGGGCTCGACCCGCCGCAGATCCGCGAGATGCGGGACGTGATGATCCGGTACGCGGCCGGTGGCCGGACCGTCATCGTCTCCAGCCACCTCCTCGCGGAGGTCGAGCAGTCCTGCACCCACCTGGTGGTGATGGACCGCGGCCGGCTCGTCCAGGCGGGCCCGGTCGCGGAGATCACCGGTGGCGGCGACACGCTGCTCGTGACCACCGCCGGCGAGGTGCCGGACCCGCTGGTCGACAAGATCGGCGCGCTGCCCGGCATCGGCACGGCGGCCCGCACGGACGGCGGGCTGCTGGTCCGCCTCGACGGCGCGTCCGCCACCGCCCTCATCGCCGAACTCGTCCGGCTCGACGTGCCGGTGACGGGCGTGGGGCCGCACCGCCGCCTGGAGGACGCGTTCCTCACCCTGATCGGAGGAGGCTCCGCATGACCGCGCTGCTCGACTCGGCGCCCGGCTACCGGGCCGGGCTCACCCTGCCTCTGCGCGTCGAGGCCGTACGGCAGCTCAAGCGGCGCCGTACGTACGTGATGGGCGCGGTCCTCGCCGCCCTGCCGTTCGTGCTGATCGCCGCGTTCGCGATCGGCGGCGGCCCCGACGGGCGCGGCAACGAGCGGATCACGCTCATGGACACGGCCACCGCGTCCGCCGCGAACTTCGCCGCGACCTGCCTGTTCGTCTCGGCCGGGTTCCTGCTGGTGATCCCGGTGGCCCTGTTCTTCGGCGACACCGTGGCCTCCGAGGCCGGCTGGTCGTCGCTGCGCTATCTGCTCGCCGCGCCCGTGCCGCGCGCCCGGCTGCTGTGGTCGAAGCTGGCCGTGGCGCTCGGCTTCAGCGCCGCGGCGATGGTGCTGCTGCCGCTGGTGGCGCTCGCCGCGGGCACCGTCGCCTACGGGTGGGGGCCGCTGCGGCTGCCCACGGGCGGCGCGCTGGCGGCGGGCGACAGCGTGGGGCGGCTCGGGATCGCGGTCGCGTTCGTGCTGGTCTCCCAACTGGTCACGGCCGGGCTCGCGTTCTGGCTGTCCACCAGGACCGACGCACCGCTCGGCGCGGTCGGCGGCGCGGTCGGCCTGACCATCGTCGGCAACGTCCTGGACGCGGTCACCGCGCTCGGCGACTGGCGCGACTACCTGCCCGCGCACTGGCAGTTCGCCTGGATCGACGCGCTCCAGCCCCAGCTGGAGTGGGGCGGCATGGTGAAGGGGGCGGCCGTGTCGGTCGCGTACGCGCTCGTCCTGTTCGCCCTGGCGTTCCGCGGCTTCGCGCGCAAGGACATCGTGTCGTAGCGCGCACCCGGGCCACGCGGCCGGTCAGAGCCAGCCGCGGCGGGCCGCCTCCGCTCCGGCGCGGAAGCGGCTCGTCGTGCCCAGCGCGGCCAGCAGCTCGCCCACCCGGCGGCTGTACGTGCGCCCCGATATGCCGAGCCGGGCGGCGGCCGTCTCGTCCGTCAGCCCGGCCAGCATCGCGTCCAGCACCGGCCGCAGCCGCGGTGGCAGCGCGGCCTGCGGGGACGCCACGTCGCCCAGGTCCTGCCCGGCCTCCCACCATGCGTGGTGGGCCCGCACCAGGGCCTGCACGACGACCGGGTCACGGATCAGCAGCAGCCCGTTGTACAGCAGCTCCAGGTCCAGCGGCACGGCCGCGACCGTCCGGTCCACGACGATCATCTTGAACGGGATCGTCTCCGTCAGCCGCGCCCTCCCCGGCAGCCGCGCCGCCGTCGCCACGTCGGCGGCCGTCACCCGGGCCAGCGCGTGCCGCGGCACCACCTGCCGTACCGTACGGACCCGCTCCGCCGCCGCCCGTACGCAGCTGCCCGCCAATTCGATGAACGGCTCCGGGACCGGCTGCCCCAGGCTCGCCGAGGGGTCGTCGAACGTCAGCACCTCGCGGCGGGCCGACTCGGTGAGCGCGGCGAGCGCCGCGCAGATGTGCCGCGTGCCCCGCACGCACTGGCCGGCGGGCCGCGGCGCCTGCGGCGGGGCAGCCCGCGCCGCCGCCTCTCGTGAGGCCGCCCGGCCCAGCACGGAGCCCGGGACGTTCGCCACGGCTGACCACCCCCGCCATCCCCTGGGAACTACGCCACTCCATGTACTCACGTGACTTCACACGGTGACAAGAGCCCCTGGGGTCGATGGCGAGTCCAAGCCAAGCCCTTCGCATGGGCCCGAGGACGCGACACTCTGACCGATTCGGCCCGCGCCGACCGCCATCGGGGTGAGCCCGCAACCGGTTTGCACTACTGCGAATGGCGGCCCCCCGTAGGGCGTGCCCCGATGGTGCTGTGGCCCCTCGCCGATGACGGGCCACGGATCCCGCCCCGGGATCCCCCCTCCATCGGACATGGATGACGACTCTGATGCGCATGCACCGCTGGGCCGGTACGGCCCTCACCTGTTTCGCCCTCACCGGCATACCCGCCGGACCCGCTGTCGCCGTCGACCACGTGGACAACGCGTTCCTGCGCGCGAGCCACCAGAGCAACCTGGCGGAGATCGCCCTCTCGCAGGACGCCAAGAAGAACGCCACCACCTCGTGCGTGAAGGAGGTGGCCGCCAAGCTGGAAGCCGACCACAGGAAGCTCGACGCCGACACCAAGGCCCTCTCCGACAAGCTCGGCGTGGACCTGCCCGTCGCCCCCACCGCCGAGCAGCAGCAGACGCTCGCCGACGTCATGGCCAAGGCCAAGACCCCCGCGTACGACGCCGCGTGGCTGAAGACGCAGGAAGCCGCGCACGAGAAGAGCCTCGCGCGCATCGACGGCCAGATCGCCGAGGGAAGGAACGCCGAGATCACCGCGGCGGCCAAGGCGGCCCGCCCCGTGGTGGCCGGCCACCTGGAGATGGTCCGCGGCGGCACCTGCCACGCCGGTTCCACCGGCATAGGCACCGGCACCACCGGCACCACGCCGAAGCGGATCCACACCGGGAACGGCGGCCAGGCCGAGCTGGCGGCCGACGTGCCCGTCTTCGTCACGGTGCCCGCCGTCGCCCTGGGCGGCGTCCTGGTCGCCGCCGGCGCCTTCTGGGCCGCCGGGCGCATCCGCCGGAACGACCCCCGCTGACCCATGGGCGGCTGGACGCAGACCGACCCCGGCCCGGGCAAGCTCCTCGTCTGGGCCGGGCTCGCGGCGACCGCATCAGGGGTCCTCGCCCTGCTGCTCCCGGCGGCACCGCCGCACCCCGCCGACGCGGGAGCCGTGCCCCACGGCACCGCCGCCCCCGGCCGCGCGGCGGGCGCCCACTCGCCGCCGGTGACGCTCACCGTGCCGGGCCACGTCGCCGCGCTGCCCATCGACCCGGTCGCCGCCGCCCGCGACGGCTCCCTCGCCGTGCCGCCCTCGCCGTCCCGCCTGGGCTGGTGGGCGCTCGGCGCACACCCCGGCGCCCCGCACGGCACCGTCCTGCTGGCCGGCCACATCGACTCGGCCGAGGAGGGCGCCGGCCCCTTCGAGGCGCTGCACGCCGTGCCCCTCGGCGCCCGGGCGCAGGTCTCCGCCGCCGACGGCACCCGCCACACGTACCGCATCGTCGCGCGCCGCACGTACCGCAAGGACGCCCTGCCCAAGGACCTGTTCACGGCGCGGGGCACGCCCCGGCTCGTCCTCGTCACCTGCGCCGGCGACTTCGACCCCGACACCCGCGTATACGCCGAGAACCTGATCCTGTACGGGGTGCCGGCCTGAGCGCCGACTCCTTACGGCTCCATGACGCCGGGGCGCGCCCCCGTGCCGGGGCCGCCGCGGCGGCCTAGCGTCGCCGTATGCGCGTACTCGTCACCGGAGGAGCCGGGTTCATCGGCTCGCACATCGTCGACGCCCTGACCGCCCGGGGCCACGAGCCCGTCGTCCTGGACGCCCTGCTGCCCACCGCCCACGGCGACGCCGCCCAGCCGCCGCCGGGCTGCTGCACCTGGACGTCCGCGACGCCGGCGCCGTGCGCGTCGCGCTGCGCGGTGTGGACGCGGTGTGCCACCAGGCAGCCATGGTGGGGCTCGGCAAGGACTTCGCCGACGCGCCCGCGTACGTCTCCTGCAACGACCTCGGGACGGCGGTGCTGCTCGCCGCGATGGCGGAGGCCGGGGTGGGGCGGCTGGTGCTGGCCGGGTCGATGGTGGTCTACGGGGAGGGGCGCTACGACTGTCCGGCGCACGGTACGGTCCGGCCCGGGCCGCGCGCCGAACGCGACCTGCTGGCCGGGCTGTTCGAGCCGCGGTGCCCGACGTGCGGGGCCGCCCTGGCGCCCGGACTCGTCGGTGAGGACGCCCCCGTGGACCCGCGCAACGTGTACGCGACGACGAAACTGGCGCAGGAGCACCTGGCCGCCGCGTGGGCGCGGGCGACCGGGGGCCGGGCCGTGTCGCTGCGCTACCACAACGTGTACGGGCCGCGGATGCCGCGCGACACCCCGTACGCGGGCGTGGCGTCGCTGTTCCGGTCGGCGCTGGCGCGGGGCGAGGCGCCCCGGGTGTTCGAGGACGGCGGCCAGCGGCGGGACTTCGTGCACGTACGGGACGTGGCCGCGGCCGGCGCGACGGCGCTGGAGGCGATCGGCGAGCGGCCGGCGGGTACGTTCACCGCGTACAACACGGGCAGCGGAGAGCCGCACACCGTGGGGGAGATGGCGGAGGCGCTGGCCGCCGCGCACGGTGGGCCGCGGCCCGTGGTGACGGGCGAGTTCCGGCTCGGCGACGTGCGGCACATCACCGCGGACTCGGCGCGGCTGCGGGCCGAGCTGGGGTGGAAGCCCGAGGTCGGGTTCGCCGAGGGGATGGCGGAGTTCGCGGCGAGCGGCCTGCGGGACTGAACGAGCGAGCGGCGGAAAGGGGGCGAGCCCCGGGAGGAACGTTCCTCCCGGGGCTCGCCCGTGTGTACGGGGTCCGGTCAGCCGAAGGCGCGGCCGAACGCACCGCCCGCCGCCGGCAGACCGCCGGTGCCGGGCTTGTACGTGGTCACCGTGCCGGCCGCACCGGTGCGGGCACCGGTCGCGTTGCCCCACGGCAGGGCGTACGCGGCACCGTACGAGGCGGTGTTGGGCACGCCGACGTACAGGCGGGTCGAGGTGGCGGCCAGGTAGGAGCCGACCGCGTGGCCCGCGGTGGGCGTGCCGGGCAGGCCGGAGGCGTTGCCCTGCTCGATCCAGTAGTCGTTGGCGCCCGCGGCGCCGAACGGGTAGAAGGTCTGCACCGCACCGGCGCCCGCGACGGTGCCGACGGCCTCGCCCGGGATGCCGACGGCGAGCACGAGGGTCGTGGCCGAGCCGACCGAACGCGGTGCCAGGTTGGCAAGGACGACCTCGGCGCCGAACTTGTCGCCGGACTCCGCGGCGCCCGCCACGTCGGTGACCTCGGCCTGGATGACCGACGCCTGGGTGATCGTGCCGGAGGCGGCGACGCGGACGGTGTGGACGGAGCCCGCGTCGGTCTTGGTGGCCGTGTTCACCACGAGGTCCTCACCGGGCGAGCCGATGGCGATGACCGTGTCCGTCGCGGTGGCCGCGCCGGACGGGCGGTACTCGACGGCGGCGAGCGAGGCGCCGAACTGGTCGCCGGGCTCGGCGCCGCCGCTGATGAACGTCTCGTCCTGGTTGAAGCCCATGACCGGCGTCGGGATGTTGTCGGTGTTCAGGTCGTGCTTGAGCACCTGCACGCCACCGGCGTTGGCCTCGGTGCCGATGTATTCACCGGGGGAGCCGATCACGACGTGGTTCGCGGAGGCCGCGACGGCGGAGCCGAACTTGTCGGCCGCCTCGGCCGTACCCGCGATGCCGGGCTTGTCCTGGTGGATCGCGATGTTGTGGGAGCCGCGCAGGTAGTGCGTGCTGCCCGCGTCGGTGACGGTGCCCAGGTCCTCGCCGGGCACGCCGATCACCAGGTAGGGCTCCCCGGCCGCCGTGTGGCCGGCCGCGACGGCGTGGCCGAGGCGGTCACCGCTCTCGGGGGCCGAGGCGAGCAGCGCGCCCGCGCCCTTGCCCTGGACCAGGTCGAGGGCCGCCTGGCCCGTGCCGATGCCGCCGGCGGCGCCGAAGAGGATGTGGACCGCGCCGGCGTCGGTCTTGTTGGCGCTGTCCACGGCGATGTCCTCGGCCGGGACGCCGACGACGAGGTCGGTGTAGCCGTCCTCGTTCCAGTCGACGGTGTCCAGGGTCTCGCCGTACCAGTCGCTGGCCTCGGCGCCGCCGGGGATGTAGGCCTGGTCCTGGTTCAGCTCGGCGGTGCCCTTGCCGCCGCCGT is a window encoding:
- a CDS encoding alpha/beta fold hydrolase — encoded protein: MQIRLPRAARRWPALAAAVALLAGAGTWTAVASDGEPAVHREDTVMEMPGARIDTSFFTTGEGRRPAVLLGHGFGGSKDDVRAQAERLARDGYAVLTWTARGFGRSTGRIGLNDPAHEVKDVQRLVDWLARRPEVRLDKAGDPRVGVSGVSYGGAISLLAAGYDSRVDAIAPQITYWNLADALFPDGVFKKLWAGIFFTTGSGTTGPGPDGPAPDGPGPDGSGADRPGTAASGPGTGRSRTGGPEADACGRFQPELCAMYERVAVSGTPDAAARSLLEARSPSAVGHRIKVPTLIVQGQSDSLFPLGHADAMARAVAANGAPVAVDWIAGGHDGGDRETARVEGRVTDWFDRYLKDDTGAATGPAFRVSRTGGVDSTDGQARLRGASAERYPGLRAGARTVPLSGPPQTFRNPAGAAPPGVSAVPGVGGGLSQLSSLGLGVSLDFPGQYARFDSAPLTEPLRVTGSPTVRVKVTSDSGTAVLFGKVYDVGPDGRQQVLPAQLVAPVRVDGARGGKDVALTLPAIDHEVEAGHRLRLVLAATDLGYASPAAPAAYTVALAGDGLSVPTAPAVTTQAAGLPWWVWGLPAAGAVVAAALLLTARRRTTAPAPDPELAGVPLTISGLTKRYAGSADRYAVRDLSFRVEKGQVLGLLGPNGAGKTTTLRMLMGLITPDEGEIRVFGHAIRPGAPVLSRVGAFVEGAGFLPHLSGRENLELYWRATGRPAGDAHIDEALEIAGLGDALARAVRTYSQGMRQRLAIAQAMLGLPDLLILDEPTNGLDPPQIREMRDVMIRYAAGGRTVIVSSHLLAEVEQSCTHLVVMDRGRLVQAGPVAEITGGGDTLLVTTAGEVPDPLVDKIGALPGIGTAARTDGGLLVRLDGASATALIAELVRLDVPVTGVGPHRRLEDAFLTLIGGGSA
- a CDS encoding ABC transporter permease, translating into MTALLDSAPGYRAGLTLPLRVEAVRQLKRRRTYVMGAVLAALPFVLIAAFAIGGGPDGRGNERITLMDTATASAANFAATCLFVSAGFLLVIPVALFFGDTVASEAGWSSLRYLLAAPVPRARLLWSKLAVALGFSAAAMVLLPLVALAAGTVAYGWGPLRLPTGGALAAGDSVGRLGIAVAFVLVSQLVTAGLAFWLSTRTDAPLGAVGGAVGLTIVGNVLDAVTALGDWRDYLPAHWQFAWIDALQPQLEWGGMVKGAAVSVAYALVLFALAFRGFARKDIVS
- a CDS encoding DNA-binding response regulator; its protein translation is MANVPGSVLGRAASREAAARAAPPQAPRPAGQCVRGTRHICAALAALTESARREVLTFDDPSASLGQPVPEPFIELAGSCVRAAAERVRTVRQVVPRHALARVTAADVATAARLPGRARLTETIPFKMIVVDRTVAAVPLDLELLYNGLLLIRDPVVVQALVRAHHAWWEAGQDLGDVASPQAALPPRLRPVLDAMLAGLTDETAAARLGISGRTYSRRVGELLAALGTTSRFRAGAEAARRGWL
- a CDS encoding DUF4142 domain-containing protein; the encoded protein is MTTLMRMHRWAGTALTCFALTGIPAGPAVAVDHVDNAFLRASHQSNLAEIALSQDAKKNATTSCVKEVAAKLEADHRKLDADTKALSDKLGVDLPVAPTAEQQQTLADVMAKAKTPAYDAAWLKTQEAAHEKSLARIDGQIAEGRNAEITAAAKAARPVVAGHLEMVRGGTCHAGSTGIGTGTTGTTPKRIHTGNGGQAELAADVPVFVTVPAVALGGVLVAAGAFWAAGRIRRNDPR
- a CDS encoding class F sortase encodes the protein MGGWTQTDPGPGKLLVWAGLAATASGVLALLLPAAPPHPADAGAVPHGTAAPGRAAGAHSPPVTLTVPGHVAALPIDPVAAARDGSLAVPPSPSRLGWWALGAHPGAPHGTVLLAGHIDSAEEGAGPFEALHAVPLGARAQVSAADGTRHTYRIVARRTYRKDALPKDLFTARGTPRLVLVTCAGDFDPDTRVYAENLILYGVPA
- a CDS encoding trypsin-like serine protease; this encodes MHRPHHARNAGLAALTAALIAAPLALTATPAAAVTGIPEAEGSLAFTAVLNIGNGQRGCSAALVDREWLLTAASCFADDPAVSLAVPAGAPKLKTTAIIGRTDLATTTGEVRNVVELVAHPSRDIVLARLSRPVTSVAPVAVSATAAAAGESLKVAGYGRTKDEWAPIKLHSGTFTVDSVTDNDVAVTGQNGASVCMGDTGGPALRFVNGVPQVVAVNSRSYQGGCYGIDAAETRTGAVEARADGLASWVTSKVNAPRFTDFNGDGAEDIAVGDPKATVGTDTNAGVIRLVYGGGKGTAELNQDQAYIPGGAEASDWYGETLDTVDWNEDGYTDLVVGVPAEDIAVDSANKTDAGAVHILFGAAGGIGTGQAALDLVQGKGAGALLASAPESGDRLGHAVAAGHTAAGEPYLVIGVPGEDLGTVTDAGSTHYLRGSHNIAIHQDKPGIAGTAEAADKFGSAVAASANHVVIGSPGEYIGTEANAGGVQVLKHDLNTDNIPTPVMGFNQDETFISGGAEPGDQFGASLAAVEYRPSGAATATDTVIAIGSPGEDLVVNTATKTDAGSVHTVRVAASGTITQASVIQAEVTDVAGAAESGDKFGAEVVLANLAPRSVGSATTLVLAVGIPGEAVGTVAGAGAVQTFYPFGAAGANDYWIEQGNASGLPGTPTAGHAVGSYLAATSTRLYVGVPNTASYGAAYALPWGNATGARTGAAGTVTTYKPGTGGLPAAGGAFGRAFG